A DNA window from Pyrus communis chromosome 3, drPyrComm1.1, whole genome shotgun sequence contains the following coding sequences:
- the LOC137727625 gene encoding LRR receptor-like serine/threonine-protein kinase RGI2: protein MPMLSSKHSSLLSYNHHQMPRQSLTTRCYHHHHHHLLSPLLVFLLLSTLLPLSATNIEVVTLHSWLQTSTLPPPSSSDFSNWNPKDPNPCSWSYITCSPQNFVTEINIQSLELALPFPSNLSSLASLQKLIISGANLTGTLSPDIGYCNALTVIDVSSNGLVGEFPSTIGKLQNLQDLILNSNQLTGQIPKELGDCTSLKNLHVFDNYLSGSIPAELGKLVNLEVIRAGGNKDISGKIPDELGNCKNLLVLGLADTKVSGSLPASLGKLRMLQTLSVYTTMISGEIPPEIGNCSELVNLFLYENDLSGSLPSELGKLQKLEKMLLWQNNLDGKIPEEIGNCRSLMTIDLSLNSVSGSIPQSFGNLSNLQELMLSNNNISGSIPSVLSNATKLLQLQLDTNQISGLIPTQFGMLPELTVFFAWQNKLEGSIPSELASCKSLQALDLSHNALTGSLPPGLFQLQNLTKLLLISNELSGSIPSDIGNCSSLIRLRLVNNRISGEIPKEIGFLDNLSFLDLSENNLVGPLPDEIGKCSSLQLLNLSNNTLGGTLPSLFSSLTRLEVLDVSVNQISGQIPESYGKLASLNRLILSRNSLSGLIPSSLGHCSSLQLLDLSSNKLSGAIPEDLFEIEALDIALNLSFNALSGVIPPQISALNKLFILDLSHNKLEGDLLVLSGLANLVSLNISYNNFTGYLPDEKLFRQLSPTDLAGNKGLCSKGHDQCFVSNGTTVSMTNSGRFRRSWRLKLAIGLLIALTIALAIFGAVAVYRTRKMMGDENDSEMGGDSWPWQFTPFQKVNFSVDQVLKCLVETNVIGKGCSGVVYRAEMENDDIAVKKLWPTKIATRYDCQRDRFGINAGVRDSFSAEVKTLGSIRHKNIVRFLGCCWNRNTRLLMYEYMSNGSLGGLLHERSGNCLEWELRYRIVLGAAQGLAYLHHDCVPPIVHRDIKANNILIGPDFEPCIADFGLAKLVDEGDFARSSNTVAGSYGYIAPEYGYMMKITEKSDVYSYGVVVLEVLTGKQPIDPTIPDGLHIVDWVRQKRGGVEVLDQSLLARPESEIEEMLQTLGVALLCINSNPDDRPTMKDVAAMLKEIRQEREECMKANMLRNGSSEHGGQENNITCSGGSSSAMAVQQHSYPSSTSASFSASSLLNTSPPPNVRKSSK from the exons ATGCCAATGCTGAGCAGCAAGcactcctctctcctctcctacAACCACCACCAAATGCCGAGGCAATCCCTCACCACTCGCtgctaccaccaccaccaccaccacttgcTCTCTCCTCTCCTCGTCTTCCTCTTGCTATCCACACTTCTACCGCTTTCAGCTACAAACATTGAGGTTGTCACACTACATTCATGGCTTCAAACCTCTACCTTGCCCCCGCCGTCCTCATCGGATTTCTCCAACTGGAACCCTAAAGACCCCAACCCTTGTAGCTGGTCCTACATAACCTGTTCTCCTCAAAACTTTGTCACCGAAATCAATATCCAATCCCTTGAACTAGCCCTTCCCTTTCCTTCCAATCTCTCCTCCCTTGCCTCTCTCCAAAAGCTCATCATTTCTGGTGCTAACCTCACCGGGACACTCTCACCTGATATCGGATACTGCAATGCACTTACTGTCATTGATGTTAGCTCAAACGGTCTTGTGGGAGAATTTCCTTCAACCATTGGAAAGCTGCAAAATCTTCAGGACTTGATTTTAAATTCTAATCAACTCACTGGGCAGATACCAAAAGAGCTTGGAGATTGCACCAGCCTGAAGAATCTCCACGTATTTGACAACTATCTCTCCGGGAGTATTCCTGCCGAGCTTGGAAAACTAGTAAACTTGGAAGTTATTCGTGCCGGTGGGAACAAAGACATTTCAGGAAAAATCCCCGATGAGCTTGGAAACTGCAAGAACTTGCTGGTGCTTGGCCTTGCTGATACTAAAGTTTCCGGCTCCTTACCTGCTTCATTAGGTAAACTACGCATGCTGCAAACTCTGTCTGTTTATACCACAATGATTTCGGGTGAGATTCCGCCGGAGATTGGCAACTGTTCGGagcttgtgaacttgtttttgtaCGAGAATGATCTGTCCGGTTCGCTACCATCAGAGTTAGGTAAGCTTCAGAAATTGGAGAAGATGTTACTGTGGCAAAACAATCTGGATGGTAAAATTCCTGAGGAAATTGGTAACTGCAGAAGCTTGATGACCATAGATCTCTCTTTGAATTCTGTCTCTGGAAGCATACCACAATCATTTGGGAACCTCTCGAATCTCCAAGAGCTTATGCTTAGCAACAATAACATTTCTGGTTCAATCCCATCAGTTCTTTCCAATGCTACAAAACTCTTGCAACTTCAGCTCGACACTAATCAGATTTCGGGTTTAATCCCAACTCAGTTTGGAATGTTGCCAGAGCTGACAGTGTTTTTCGCTTGGCAGAACAAACTCGAAGGCAGCATTCCATCCGAATTGGCTAGCTGTAAGAGCCTTCAGGCTCTTGATCTCTCACACAATGCTCTCACCGGTAGCTTACCTCCTGGCCTATTTCAGCTCCAAAATTTAACCAAGCTTCTATTGATTTCTAATGAACTTTCCGGTTCCATACCTTCTGATATTGGAAATTGCAGCTCTCTTATCCGTCTCCGCCTTGTAAACAACAGAATCAGTGGAGAGATCCCAAAAGAAATTGGGTTTCTCGACAACCTTAGCTTCCTTGATCTGTCCGAAAACAATCTTGTTGGTCCGCTGCCTGATGAAATTGGAAAATGCAGTTCACTGCAGCTGCTGAACTTAAGTAACAATACCCTTGGAGGTACATTGCCTAGCCTTTTCTCTTCCCTCACACGGCTTGAGGTACTGGATGTCTCTGTGAATCAAATTTCGGGTCAGATTCCCGAGAGTTATGGCAAGCTTGCTTCACTTAACCGGCTCATCCTCAGCAGGAACTCCCTCTCTGGACTGATCCCCTCTTCCCTTGGTCATTGTTCAAGCCTTCAGCTACTTGATCTTAGCAGCAACAAGCTCAGTGGCGCAATCCCCGAGGACTTGTTTGAGATTGAAGCTCTTGACATTGCTCTAAACCTGAGTTTCAATGCCTTATCCGGTGTAATCCCACCGCAGATATCTGCTCTGAACAAGCTGTTCATACTAGACCTTTCACACAACAAGCTTGAAGGTGACTTGCTGGTGTTATCCGGGCTTGCAAATCTTGTTTCCTTGAACATCTCATATAACAATTTTACCGGCTATCTCCCCGATGAAAAGCTCTTTCGACAGTTGTCACCAACGGACCTGGCAGGAAACAAAGGGTTGTGCTCTAAAGGCCATGACCAATGTTTCGTCAGCAATGGGACCACAGTGAGCATGACAAATAGCGGCCGTTTCAGGAGGTCATGGAGGCTTAAGTTAGCCATTGGATTGTTGATTGCCTTGACCATTGCCTTAGCAATTTTCGGGGCTGTTGCAGTGTATCGAACGCGAAAGATGATGGGAGACGAAAACGATTCTGAGATGGGAGGGGACTCGTGGCCTTGGCAGTTTACTCCCTTCCAGAAGGTAAATTTTTCGGTGGATCAAGTACTAAAATGTTTGGTGGAAACCAATGTAATAGGAAAGGGATGTTCAGGAGTTGTTTACCGGGCGGAAATGGAGAACGATGACATTGCAGTAAAGAAGCTCTGGCCAACAAAGATCGCTACTAGATATGACTGTCAACGTGACAGGTTTGGAATCAATGCAGGTGTTCGCGATTCCTTTTCAGCTGAGGTGAAGACCCTCGGCTCAATTCGCCACAAGAACATTGTTAGGTTCTTGGGTTGCTGTTGGAATCGAAACACGAGACTGCTAATGTATGAGTACATGTCGAATGGGAGCTTGGGCGGTTTACTTCACGAAAGAAGTGGTAACTGCTTGGAATGGGAATTGAGATATCGGATTGTGCTGGGAGCGGCACAAGGCTTGGCCTACTTGCATCACGATTGCGTTCCTCCGATTGTTCACAGGGACATCAAGGCCAATAACATCCTCATTGGTCCGGACTTTGAGCCCTGCATTGCTGATTTCGGGCTTGCCAAGCTTGTTGACGAAGGAGATTTTGCTCGATCCTCCAACACAGTTGCTGGTTCTTATGGCTACATTGCTCCTG AATATGGATACATGATGAAGATAACAGAGAAAAGTGACGTATACAGCTACGGTGTAGTTGTGTTAGAAGTGCTAACAGGGAAACAACCGATTGATCCAACCATACCAGACGGGTTGCACATTGTAGATTGGGTTAGGCAGAAGAGAGGGGGAGTTGAAGTCCTCGATCAAAGCCTACTTGCCCGGCCAGAGTCCGAAATTGAAGAAATGCTGCAGACTCTAGGTGTGGCGTTGCTCTGCATAAACTCAAACCCAGATGACAGACCAACCATGAAAGACGTAGCGGCAATGCTCAAAGAAATAAGGCAGGAGAGGGAGGAGTGCATGAAAGCTAACATGCTTCGAAACGGATCTTCTGAACATGGTGGACAAGAAAATAACATAACCTGCAGTGGAGGAAGCTCATCGGCTATGGCGGTGCAGCAACATTCGTACCCTTCGAGTACCAGCGCAAGTTTCTCAGCATCCTCATTGCTAAACACTTCTCCTCCTCCTAATGTCCGAAAAAGTTCCAAATAA
- the LOC137727468 gene encoding B3 domain-containing transcription factor ABI3-like, with amino-acid sequence MKGEQVQVQVQVPVHHQHQDLHAGDLDTVGVDPRKTWLDDYQETALDVNDPSIFYNDKFPPLPDFPCMSSSSSSSSTPAPVKTVTCSSSSSSVSSSSSAASWAVLKSDAKPEEGERKQQQQHNSYHHQYSQIDDQTVDAHALSSTASMEISQPLDLSGGIDCMDEMGTFGYMDLFESNEFYDPSSIFQSDSLFMEQFQQDQDNQHLAMAHQLQDHHETATTIQSNAQQQKQVVGQDEENTNKDQSNDNKDPDDMAMVFLEWLRSNRETVSAEDLRSVKIKKSTIECAARRLGGGKEAMKQLLKLVLEWVQTNHLQKRRSNSITTKDSNLVVQQQYQDTYQNPNPNSIPRVLESNPSCNFTQTPWMAPPPHAAAYDPAAGGLLVPIPPPASPPPTAYPSMMGYMTADPFGNGPSSYQPSPEYHHHMIDSGQPSWTSSPFGMVTAPYGSFPDNNIHLAPPQHHPQAFEGYSSQYQPYQYFPGNGERQLMRLGPSATKEARKKRMARQRRLVSHHRHHGHQQNSQQLNNQMPDHNHLQQTRFVGNTTDLNCTGAAPLQPNPGNWFYWPTATAALSPSAVAMMPSITPEAAPLPPVQQMDRPASTQAQIYNQGRSAAQERQERQERRQGWKSEKNLKFLLQKVLKQSDVGSLGRIVLPKKEAETHLPELDARDGISIAMEDIGTSRVWNMRYSFRYWPNNKSRMYLLENTGDFVRANGLQEGDFIVIYSDVKCNKYMIRGVKVRQAGPKSESNKRPGKTQRNQHASTPAVNNGLSPSSATTAHKKITVK; translated from the exons ATGAAGGGCGAGCAAGTTCAAGTTCAAGTTCAAGTTCCGGTTCATCACCAACATCAAGATCTGCATGCAGGAGATCTGGATACTGTTGGAGTGGACCCCAGAAAGACGTGGCTTGACGATTACCAAGAAACCGCTCTCGATGTGAATGACCCTTCCATCTTCTACAACGACAAGTTCCCTCCTCTCCCAGACTTCCCATGCAtgtcctcctcttcctcttcatcctccACTCCTGCACCGGTCAAGACAGTCACGTGCTCCTCATCCTCGTCCTCGGTTTCCTCGTCCTCCTCCGCGGCCTCTTGGGCCGTTCTCAAGTCGGACGCGAAGCCCGAAGAAGGGGAGagaaagcagcagcagcagcacaaCAGTTACCACCACCAGTACTCGCAGATTGATGATCAGACGGTTGATGCGCATGCCTTGTCCTCCACCGCCTCGATGGAGATCTCTCAGCCGTTGGATCTAAGTGGCGGAATAGATTGCATGGATGAGATGGGGACTTTTGGTTACATGGATCTGTTTGAATCCAACGAGTTTTATGACCCTTCTTCCATTTTCCAAAGTGATAGCCTTTTCATGGAGCAGTTTCAACAAGATCAAGATAATCAGCATTTAGCCATGGCCCACCAATTACAAGACCATCATGAAACCGCTACTACTATTCAGTCTAATgcccaacaacaaaaacaagtaGTTGGACAGGATGAGGAGAATACTAATAAGGATCAGAGTAATGATAACAAGGATCCGGATGACATGGCCATGGTGTTCTTGGAGTGGCTGAGGTCCAACAGAGAGACGGTCTCCGCCGAAGACTTGAGAAGTGTGAAGATCAAGAAGTCGACGATCGAGTGCGCCGCCAGGCGCTTGGGCGGAGGAAAAGAGGCCATGAAGCAGTTGCTTAAACTTGTCCTTGAGTGGGTTCAGACCAACCATCTCCAAAAGAGGCGCAGCAATAGCATCACCACCAAAGACTCCAATCTAGTCGTCCAACAACAATACCAAGACACTtatcaaaaccctaaccctaactcTATCCCTAGAGTACTTGAATCAAACCCTTCTTGTAATTTCACCCAGACACCATGGATGGCGCCTCCACCACATGCAGCCGCCTATGATCCGGCGGCGGGGGGACTACTTGTCCCCATTCCGCCTCCAGCTTCTCCTCCGCCGACGGCTTATCCTTCCATGATGGGGTATATGACGGCTGACCCTTTTGGGAATGGGCCAAGCTCATACCAACCATCTCCAGAGTATCATCATCACATGATTGACTCCGGTCAGCCATCATGGACGTCGTCTCCGTTTGGTATGGTAACGGCCCCTTACGGGTCCTTCCCGGATAATAACATTCACCTAGCCCCTCCCCAACACCATCCCCAGGCTTTTGAAGGGTACAGCAGTCAGTACCAGCCTTATCAATATTTTCCGGGGAATGGTGAGCGTCAATTGATGAGGTTAGGGCCTTCGGCTACCAAAGAGGCGAGGAAGAAGCGGATGGCAAGGCAGCGAAGGCTTGTGTCTCACCATAGGCACCACGGCCATCAACAGAATTCTCAGCAACTTAATAATCAAATGCCAGATCATAACCATCTTCAGCAGACAAGGTTTGTTGGGAACACTACTGATCTTAATTGCACTGGTGCTGCGCCGCTGCAGCCAAATCCGGGCAACTGGTTTTACTGGCCCACCGCCACAGCAGCCCTGTCCCCTTCTGCCGTGGCCATGATGCCTAGCATTACGCCAGAAGCCGCACCACTTCCTCCAGTGCAGCAAATGGATCGGCCGGCTAGTACTCAAGCACAGATTTACAATCAGGGCCGTAGTGCTGCACAGGAAAGGCAAGAAAGACAGGAGAGGCGCCAG GGATGGAAATCTGAGAAGAATCTTAAGTTTCTCCTTCAGAAGGTATTGAAGCAGAGTGATGTGGGTAGTCTTGGAAGGATTGTGTTGCCAAAA aaagaagcagaaacccatcttcctgaattggatgcAAGAGACGGAATTTCCATTGCAATGGAAGACATTGGGACTTCTCGTGTGTGGAACATGCGCTATAG TTTCAGGTACTGGCCCAACAACAAAAGCAGGATGTATCTCCTTGAAAACACAG GAGATTTTGTGAGAGCCAATGGACTCCAAGAAGGAGACTTCATAGTCATCTATTCCGATGTGAAATGCAACAAATAT ATGATACGAGGAGTGAAGGTACGGCAAGCGGGGCCAAAATCGGAGAGCAACAAAAGGCCGGGAAAGACACAAAGGAACCAGCATGCAAGCACTCCAGCTGTCAACAATGGATTGTCACCTTCTTCAGCCACAACCGCACACAAGAAAATAACAGTTAAGTAA